In one Steroidobacteraceae bacterium genomic region, the following are encoded:
- a CDS encoding DUF5658 family protein has translation MKSNAAAAKGDRRLRSDRRQRVIYGLLVGSVHRRRRAVRRTRNRGFIAVDWHDARWLAVAILVMLCSLADALLTLNLIHHGAYEANPVMLPLVAGSGTAFAICKLAMTGGGMVLLILLAHSHVFGWLRVANVLYGILTLYAALIGYELWLLGLLTQQT, from the coding sequence ATGAAATCCAATGCGGCAGCGGCGAAGGGCGATCGCCGATTGCGATCCGACCGGCGCCAGCGGGTTATTTATGGCCTCCTGGTTGGGAGTGTGCATCGCCGCCGGCGGGCCGTGCGCCGCACGCGCAATCGCGGATTCATTGCGGTCGACTGGCATGATGCACGTTGGCTGGCAGTCGCAATTCTGGTCATGCTGTGCTCGCTGGCAGACGCGCTCCTGACGCTCAACCTGATCCACCATGGCGCCTACGAAGCCAACCCGGTCATGCTGCCTCTGGTCGCCGGCAGCGGTACGGCATTTGCGATCTGCAAACTGGCCATGACCGGCGGTGGCATGGTCCTGCTGATCCTGCTTGCCCATTCCCATGTATTTGGCTGGCTCCGTGTCGCCAACGTCCTGTACGGAATTTTGACGCTTTATGCCGCGCTCATAGGCTATGAGTTGTGGTTGTTGGGTCTGCTGACGCAACAAACGTGA
- a CDS encoding PA2778 family cysteine peptidase has protein sequence MDRRAASSKSRNALVPLLALGAIGGCASLRGPAAIELVDTPFFAQSAHQCGPAALATVLVASGVNTTPDALAPDVMLPQRRGSLALELTARARQSDRLPYQVDRDASAIVEQLQAGRAVLVLLNLGLKWIPRWHFAVVVGFDRSSSAWVLRSGRIRRSVMRNRVFMHAWNLADRYALVMLRPGELPPRPDSGRLLSLGADFESLGRFAVAERTYDSLATIDPDNSLVWFALGNARLQLGDNAGAGLAYRRALQHDRDNPLYLNNLAHLQMRLGCMTLARASIERAQASATDILLREALSRSAAELEARARDTAGTPASQCHDADITTDPQ, from the coding sequence TTGGACCGGCGCGCCGCTAGCAGCAAGTCGCGTAACGCGCTCGTTCCGCTTCTTGCGCTCGGCGCCATTGGCGGTTGCGCGTCGCTGCGAGGTCCTGCGGCGATCGAACTGGTCGATACGCCGTTTTTTGCCCAATCCGCACACCAGTGCGGCCCGGCGGCGCTTGCGACCGTGCTCGTCGCGAGTGGTGTCAACACGACGCCAGACGCATTGGCGCCCGACGTCATGCTGCCACAGCGGCGCGGGAGCCTGGCACTCGAGCTCACGGCACGCGCGCGTCAGTCGGACCGGTTGCCGTACCAGGTCGATCGGGACGCGTCGGCAATCGTCGAGCAGCTGCAAGCCGGGCGGGCGGTGCTGGTACTGCTGAACCTTGGCTTGAAGTGGATTCCGCGCTGGCATTTCGCGGTAGTCGTAGGCTTCGATCGGTCAAGCTCTGCGTGGGTGCTTCGCTCCGGTCGCATTCGACGCAGTGTCATGCGCAATCGGGTGTTCATGCATGCCTGGAATCTGGCGGATCGTTATGCGCTGGTCATGCTCAGGCCCGGCGAGCTGCCACCGCGCCCCGATAGCGGCCGATTACTGTCGCTGGGTGCCGATTTCGAGTCTCTCGGCCGCTTCGCGGTCGCGGAGCGCACCTATGATTCTCTGGCTACGATCGACCCGGACAATTCCCTGGTCTGGTTCGCGCTGGGCAATGCCCGTTTGCAGCTTGGCGACAATGCAGGGGCCGGGCTGGCCTATCGCCGCGCTCTGCAGCACGATCGCGACAACCCGCTTTACCTGAACAACCTCGCGCACCTGCAAATGAGGCTCGGCTGCATGACATTGGCCCGCGCGTCGATTGAGCGGGCGCAAGCGTCCGCTACGGATATCCTGCTACGCGAAGCACTGTCGCGCAGTGCCGCCGAACTCGAGGCGCGGGCTCGCGATACGGCAGGAACCCCGGCATCACAATGCCACGATGCCGACATCACTACCGACCCTCAATAA
- a CDS encoding PA2779 family protein, whose amino-acid sequence MKSSGKRSLVCLLSCAVMLAGTPVGAFAEMLPTSFALQGTNRGADIARIDAIMASAEVSAHMQKLGVDPQSVERRIAALTDSELHQLAERLESDPAAGDALAIIGATFLVLLILEVVGVIDIFKSIGPARR is encoded by the coding sequence ATGAAATCTTCCGGCAAACGGTCTCTGGTTTGCTTGCTGAGCTGTGCTGTCATGTTGGCCGGCACACCGGTCGGCGCATTCGCCGAAATGTTACCCACCAGTTTTGCCTTGCAAGGCACGAATCGTGGCGCAGACATTGCGCGCATCGACGCAATCATGGCGAGCGCCGAGGTCAGTGCCCATATGCAGAAACTGGGTGTCGATCCGCAGTCTGTTGAGCGGCGTATCGCGGCATTGACCGACTCCGAGTTGCACCAGCTGGCCGAGCGCCTCGAGTCGGATCCGGCAGCGGGCGATGCATTGGCAATCATCGGCGCGACCTTCCTGGTGCTCTTGATACTCGAGGTCGTAGGCGTGATCGACATCTTCAAGTCGATTGGACCGGCGCGCCGCTAG
- a CDS encoding metalloregulator ArsR/SmtB family transcription factor has product MAPHAAQAGTLLRALANQQRLMILCLLSEAELSVGELNAQLPLSQSALSQHLAILREQGVVRARRDGQVIFYALLPGPAAQIVQTLHDIYCSVDGRDAPAP; this is encoded by the coding sequence ATGGCCCCACACGCGGCACAAGCGGGCACGCTGTTGCGCGCCCTGGCCAATCAGCAACGATTGATGATCCTTTGCCTGCTGAGCGAGGCAGAATTGTCGGTCGGCGAGTTGAACGCGCAATTGCCGCTCAGCCAGTCAGCGCTGTCGCAGCATCTGGCGATCCTGCGTGAACAGGGCGTGGTGCGCGCCCGGCGCGACGGCCAGGTCATTTTCTATGCGTTGCTGCCGGGACCGGCTGCGCAGATCGTGCAGACCCTGCATGACATCTACTGCTCCGTCGACGGGCGGGACGCGCCAGCGCCCTGA
- a CDS encoding DUF2892 domain-containing protein, with protein sequence MNIDRIVMAFAGSMILLSLALGALVSPYWLLLGAFVGLNMLQAAFTRFCPLALMLRRMGVLPGAAFK encoded by the coding sequence ATGAATATCGATCGTATCGTGATGGCATTCGCCGGCAGCATGATTCTGCTGAGCCTGGCGCTCGGCGCCCTGGTTTCGCCGTACTGGCTGCTGCTGGGTGCCTTCGTCGGGCTCAACATGCTGCAGGCAGCATTCACGCGCTTCTGCCCATTGGCCCTGATGCTCCGCCGAATGGGCGTCCTGCCAGGCGCGGCATTCAAGTGA
- a CDS encoding efflux RND transporter periplasmic adaptor subunit: MSRLQCVVIAPLALAVVLLAGCTSGKSPATADEAKPAPYPVLTAQLRPVPVERQLDGRIEAVNQGTVSAETSGRVVEINYDVNDFVPAGAVILRLRATEQRAGLLQAQAALREATARQGEANSRYERVADMYERKVVPKAMFDEALANRDAADARLAAARASVQSASEGLGYTEVRAPYAGVVVKRHVEIGESVSPGTPLVSGLSLQFLRVAVDIPQRLVEQVRKIRKAAVYAQGKRIDATQVVIFPQAQQPSATFRARVDLPENAADLYPGMLVKVGFVVGEAESLTLPASAVMHRSEVTGVYVWDPAAGVTRFRQLRIGQSVAEAVEVLAGLRAGEQVAVDAMSAMSRATADAAESRQ; encoded by the coding sequence GTGAGCCGACTTCAGTGCGTCGTAATTGCGCCGCTTGCGCTCGCAGTCGTGCTGCTGGCAGGTTGCACGTCCGGCAAGTCGCCTGCGACTGCCGACGAGGCCAAGCCGGCGCCCTACCCCGTTCTGACCGCGCAATTGCGACCGGTGCCGGTTGAACGGCAGCTCGACGGCCGCATCGAAGCGGTCAACCAGGGTACGGTGTCGGCCGAAACCTCCGGGCGGGTGGTCGAGATCAATTACGACGTCAATGATTTTGTCCCCGCGGGGGCGGTCATCCTGAGATTGCGCGCCACGGAGCAACGCGCGGGCCTGTTGCAGGCCCAGGCTGCACTACGCGAAGCCACGGCACGTCAGGGCGAGGCAAATTCCCGCTATGAACGTGTCGCCGACATGTACGAACGCAAAGTGGTGCCGAAAGCGATGTTCGATGAAGCGCTTGCCAATCGCGATGCTGCCGATGCGCGTCTCGCAGCGGCGCGCGCCTCCGTGCAAAGTGCCAGTGAAGGCCTCGGGTACACCGAAGTACGTGCACCCTACGCCGGTGTGGTCGTCAAGCGACACGTCGAGATTGGCGAGAGCGTCAGCCCCGGCACGCCGTTGGTGAGCGGACTGTCACTGCAGTTCCTGCGCGTGGCCGTGGACATTCCGCAACGTCTGGTCGAACAGGTGCGCAAGATACGCAAAGCGGCCGTCTACGCACAGGGCAAGCGCATCGATGCGACCCAGGTCGTGATCTTTCCGCAAGCGCAGCAGCCGTCTGCGACCTTCCGCGCCCGGGTCGACCTACCCGAAAACGCGGCAGACCTCTATCCGGGCATGCTGGTCAAGGTTGGTTTCGTCGTTGGCGAAGCCGAGAGCCTTACCCTGCCGGCGAGCGCCGTCATGCATCGCAGCGAAGTCACGGGCGTATATGTCTGGGATCCTGCCGCCGGTGTCACGCGATTCCGCCAACTGCGCATCGGTCAGTCGGTCGCCGAGGCCGTCGAAGTACTGGCAGGACTGCGCGCAGGCGAGCAGGTTGCGGTCGACGCCATGTCCGCGATGTCGCGCGCCACCGCCGATGCGGCGGAGTCGCGGCAGTGA
- a CDS encoding efflux RND transporter permease subunit, producing the protein MTDTRLGISGRLARYFLHNQLTPLLALAALLLGIFAAFITPREEEPQIDVTFANVFIGFPGASAEQVETLVASPMEQVLGEIAGVKHIYSTSSPGMAVLTVQFEVGQKRTEAIVRLYNAIYSNADWRPPALGVARPLVKPGGIDDVPILTLTLWTRDAARGAWDLGKVARSIETEIKRVPGTRDVYIVGSPENIVHVELDPARLAGHGLSVSEVANALEQANVVRQAGMLVGHDRVTPVQAGEFLGDRDAVANLIVGAQSGQPVYLEDVATISAAPDQADSYAWFGMGLHHADGAQAVSNAPAVTIAIAKKPGENAIDVASQVLKRVDMLRGTYIPDGVEIAVTRNYGVTANDKATKLIQKLLFATASVVLLVVLTMGRREAIVVGTAVIVTLAATLFASWAWGFTINRVSLFALIFAIGILVDDAIVVVENIHRHQQLSSEPAATLIPRAVDEVGGPTILATFTVIAALLPMAFVSGLMGPYMSPIPINASMGMLLSLAIALIMTPWLCRKLLAKPGASSHGPADAAGHKDRVSLWFERILRPFLAGTDARRRRHRLYAGIGLAILVAVGLALMQWVVLKMLPFDNKSEFQVIANLPEGSTVETTAALLGELGTVLQDVPEVVNFQAYAGTAAPINFNGLVRQYYLRQSPELGDIQVNLVDKHERDRKSHEIALAVRPALAAIGKRYGASVQVVEVPPGPPVLAPIVAEIYGPRYREQRLLATALRAHFEDTADIVDVDDSVETPAERITLLVDRQRAALLGVSQQQISSVLAMALGGADVSFVHSGRERQPIAIRLELPVADKAEVDDLLTLRVRTTTGQTVPISEVVDIARGAWDGAIHHKDLLPVAYVTGDMAGKLDSPLYGMFSLVGQIRREGLQGQEVRQHFIAPPDNPNEIAIKWDGEWQITYETFRDMGAAYAVGLVLIYLLVVAQFGSYAVPLVIMAPIPLTIIGVMPGHALLGAPFTATSMIGMIALAGIIVRNSILLVDFINGAMADGMSAADAVIRAGAIRAKPIALTAIAAMTGAFFILDDPIFNGLAISLIFGIFVSTALTLLVIPVLYFAFLQRRGHVPAALATNSDGGQ; encoded by the coding sequence GTGACCGACACGCGCCTCGGCATATCCGGCCGTCTGGCGCGGTATTTCCTCCACAATCAGCTCACCCCGCTACTGGCGCTCGCAGCGCTGCTCCTGGGTATCTTCGCAGCGTTCATCACACCGCGCGAAGAAGAGCCGCAGATTGACGTCACCTTCGCCAACGTGTTCATTGGCTTTCCCGGCGCATCGGCCGAGCAGGTCGAAACGCTGGTGGCATCGCCGATGGAACAGGTGTTGGGCGAAATCGCCGGCGTCAAGCATATCTATTCGACGTCGAGTCCCGGCATGGCGGTGCTGACCGTGCAGTTCGAGGTCGGACAGAAGCGCACGGAGGCGATCGTCCGGCTGTACAACGCGATTTACTCGAACGCCGACTGGCGGCCACCCGCGCTCGGCGTGGCGCGACCGTTGGTCAAGCCGGGCGGGATCGACGATGTACCGATCCTCACGCTGACGCTGTGGACGCGCGATGCCGCACGCGGAGCATGGGATCTCGGCAAGGTTGCCCGCTCGATCGAGACCGAGATCAAGCGCGTTCCGGGCACGCGCGATGTGTACATCGTGGGCAGTCCCGAGAATATCGTGCACGTCGAACTCGATCCCGCCAGGCTTGCCGGCCACGGCTTGAGCGTGAGCGAGGTCGCAAACGCCCTGGAGCAGGCGAACGTCGTGCGTCAGGCCGGCATGCTGGTGGGCCACGATCGCGTCACGCCGGTGCAGGCCGGAGAATTTCTGGGCGATCGCGATGCCGTCGCCAATCTCATCGTCGGCGCGCAATCGGGCCAGCCCGTGTACCTTGAGGACGTCGCGACCATTTCGGCTGCACCCGATCAGGCCGACTCCTACGCCTGGTTCGGCATGGGGCTGCACCATGCTGACGGCGCGCAGGCGGTGAGCAATGCGCCTGCGGTGACGATCGCGATTGCGAAGAAACCTGGCGAGAATGCCATTGATGTCGCCAGCCAGGTGCTGAAACGCGTCGACATGCTGCGTGGCACCTATATCCCGGACGGCGTCGAAATTGCCGTCACCCGCAATTACGGCGTGACGGCCAACGACAAGGCCACGAAACTCATTCAAAAGCTGCTGTTCGCAACGGCATCCGTCGTTTTGCTAGTCGTGCTCACCATGGGCCGGCGTGAGGCAATCGTGGTTGGCACGGCGGTCATCGTGACCCTGGCCGCGACGTTGTTTGCGTCCTGGGCCTGGGGTTTCACGATCAACCGGGTGTCGCTGTTCGCCCTGATCTTCGCTATCGGCATCCTCGTGGACGACGCCATCGTCGTGGTCGAGAACATACACCGACACCAGCAACTGAGCTCGGAGCCTGCCGCGACGCTGATTCCGCGCGCCGTCGACGAAGTTGGCGGGCCTACCATACTCGCCACCTTCACCGTCATCGCAGCACTGCTGCCGATGGCCTTCGTGAGCGGCCTCATGGGTCCCTACATGAGCCCGATCCCCATCAACGCCAGCATGGGCATGCTGTTGTCGCTCGCAATCGCCCTCATCATGACGCCCTGGCTATGCCGCAAACTGCTCGCGAAGCCAGGAGCATCGTCGCACGGACCCGCCGATGCGGCCGGGCACAAGGATCGAGTCTCCCTGTGGTTCGAGCGAATCCTGCGTCCGTTCCTGGCTGGTACCGATGCACGCCGCCGGCGACATCGCCTGTATGCGGGGATCGGGTTGGCAATCCTGGTCGCCGTCGGGCTCGCGCTGATGCAGTGGGTCGTCCTGAAGATGCTGCCGTTCGACAACAAGTCCGAGTTCCAGGTCATCGCGAACCTTCCTGAGGGCTCAACGGTGGAAACGACCGCGGCCCTGCTCGGTGAACTCGGCACGGTGCTGCAGGACGTGCCGGAGGTCGTGAATTTCCAGGCGTATGCAGGCACGGCGGCACCGATCAATTTCAACGGACTCGTACGCCAGTACTATCTGCGCCAGTCCCCGGAACTGGGCGATATCCAGGTCAACCTGGTCGACAAACATGAGCGGGACCGCAAGAGCCACGAGATCGCACTGGCTGTCAGACCAGCGCTCGCTGCAATCGGCAAACGCTACGGCGCTTCGGTTCAAGTGGTTGAAGTGCCGCCCGGCCCGCCGGTGCTTGCACCGATCGTCGCCGAGATATATGGGCCCCGCTATCGCGAGCAGCGGCTGCTCGCGACAGCATTGCGCGCGCACTTCGAGGATACCGCCGATATCGTTGACGTCGATGACAGCGTTGAAACGCCCGCCGAGCGGATCACACTGCTCGTCGACCGGCAACGCGCCGCGCTGCTCGGCGTCAGCCAGCAGCAAATCAGTTCCGTGTTGGCAATGGCGCTGGGCGGCGCCGACGTGAGCTTTGTTCACTCAGGTCGCGAGCGCCAACCGATTGCGATACGTCTCGAACTGCCGGTGGCGGACAAGGCCGAAGTCGATGACCTGCTCACTTTGCGTGTAAGGACGACGACCGGCCAGACGGTGCCGATATCTGAAGTCGTCGACATTGCGCGCGGCGCCTGGGACGGCGCGATCCATCACAAGGATTTGTTGCCCGTCGCCTATGTCACGGGCGATATGGCCGGCAAACTCGACAGTCCGCTCTATGGCATGTTCTCGCTGGTTGGCCAGATACGCCGCGAGGGACTACAGGGCCAGGAAGTTCGCCAGCACTTCATTGCGCCGCCAGATAACCCCAATGAAATCGCGATCAAGTGGGATGGCGAGTGGCAGATCACCTACGAAACCTTTCGCGACATGGGCGCGGCCTATGCGGTCGGCCTGGTGCTCATCTACCTGCTGGTCGTGGCGCAGTTCGGCTCCTACGCGGTACCGCTCGTGATCATGGCGCCCATCCCCCTGACGATCATCGGCGTCATGCCCGGACATGCGCTACTCGGAGCGCCGTTCACCGCGACATCCATGATCGGGATGATTGCGCTCGCCGGCATCATCGTGCGCAATTCCATCCTGCTGGTGGATTTCATCAATGGCGCCATGGCGGATGGCATGTCTGCCGCAGACGCAGTGATCCGCGCCGGCGCGATTCGCGCCAAACCGATAGCTCTCACGGCGATCGCCGCGATGACCGGGGCGTTCTTCATACTGGACGATCCAATTTTCAACGGCCTCGCGATCTCCCTGATTTTCGGAATCTTCGTTTCAACGGCACTGACGTTGCTGGTCATCCCGGTGCTGTATTTCGCGTTCCTGCAACGCCGCGGACATGTGCCAGCGGCTCTTGCGACAAATAGCGACGGAGGACAATAG
- a CDS encoding FAD/NAD(P)-binding oxidoreductase, translating into MAHIAIVGAGIGGVPCAYELRKKLGRDHQVTLIGSSPYFEFTPSNPWIAVGWRNCEQTRVAMQAPLESKGVRWLADQVMRIDAAENRLQLSGGSELSYDYLVITTGPKLAFDEVPGLGPEAGHTQSICTQAHAQKAWEAYQAFLENPGPVVIGAVQGASCFGPAYEFAMILDADLRKRKMRDRVPITYVSSEPYIGHMGLGGVGDSKGLMERELRQRHIKWITNAKVDRIEASKISLTSTDESGQAQRNHELPFSYAMLLPAFRGVDAVAGVPELCNPRGFVLIDEHQRSKKYRNIFSAGVCVAIPPVEATPVATGAPKTGYMIESMVSAICENIAAEVAGKTADARGTWNAICLADFGDTGAAFVALPQIPPRNTTWAKEGKWVHLAKIAFEKYFLRKVRSGSIAPVYERYVLKALGIVSLKEVHR; encoded by the coding sequence ATGGCTCATATTGCAATTGTTGGCGCCGGCATCGGCGGCGTCCCCTGTGCCTACGAACTGCGCAAGAAGCTCGGGCGCGACCACCAGGTCACACTCATCGGAAGCTCGCCTTACTTCGAATTCACGCCGTCGAATCCCTGGATTGCGGTCGGTTGGCGCAACTGCGAGCAGACACGTGTCGCCATGCAGGCGCCTCTGGAATCGAAAGGCGTTCGTTGGCTTGCCGACCAGGTCATGCGGATCGACGCCGCCGAGAACCGTCTTCAACTCAGCGGCGGAAGCGAGCTGAGCTATGACTACCTGGTCATCACGACCGGCCCCAAACTCGCCTTCGACGAGGTGCCAGGTCTCGGGCCCGAGGCCGGGCACACCCAGTCGATATGCACCCAGGCACATGCGCAGAAGGCATGGGAAGCCTACCAGGCCTTTCTCGAAAATCCCGGTCCGGTAGTCATCGGCGCCGTGCAGGGCGCCAGTTGTTTCGGTCCGGCCTACGAATTCGCCATGATTCTCGATGCCGATCTGCGCAAACGCAAAATGCGCGACCGTGTGCCCATCACCTACGTGTCCAGCGAACCGTACATCGGTCACATGGGCCTCGGCGGTGTCGGCGACAGCAAGGGCCTCATGGAACGGGAACTTCGGCAACGTCACATCAAGTGGATTACCAATGCCAAGGTCGATCGCATCGAGGCCTCGAAGATATCGCTGACATCGACCGACGAGTCCGGCCAGGCACAGCGAAACCACGAACTTCCCTTCAGCTATGCCATGCTGTTGCCGGCCTTTCGCGGTGTCGACGCCGTTGCTGGCGTACCCGAGCTATGCAATCCACGCGGCTTCGTCCTGATCGATGAACACCAGCGCTCGAAGAAGTACCGGAACATTTTTTCGGCGGGCGTGTGCGTCGCGATACCACCGGTGGAAGCAACGCCCGTGGCGACCGGCGCCCCCAAGACCGGCTACATGATCGAATCCATGGTGAGCGCGATCTGCGAAAACATCGCCGCCGAAGTCGCTGGCAAGACCGCCGATGCAAGGGGCACGTGGAACGCAATATGCCTTGCCGACTTCGGCGACACCGGCGCTGCATTCGTTGCACTACCGCAAATCCCGCCACGCAACACCACTTGGGCGAAAGAAGGCAAATGGGTGCACTTGGCCAAAATTGCCTTTGAAAAATACTTCCTGCGCAAAGTGCGCAGCGGCTCGATTGCTCCGGTGTACGAGCGCTACGTACTCAAGGCGCTGGGGATCGTATCGTTGAAGGAAGTGCATCGGTGA
- a CDS encoding TolC family protein, translating to MKQAIVEFFTAAGLAALCGSAQAETLRDAWQMALASDATIAAAAEDVAAGYAQLRAARAQRWPTLSAGANYMQFDHAPALELSTPQFSFTSPPIFDNDETLSTNLQLSMPIFTGGRINNSIRQANAQHRAVQASSEQYRQDRLQTVATAFFNVRLTQQQLEAASANVEQLRSHVRDVGIMVQREVVARNDLLAARVALADAEQKQLQADNQSQLAWAEYNRLVGMDTERRVDLVEQPGFEVATDDEPLEKLLESVADQRPAIVALGAQTEALGAAARATAALQLPQLSLVAAYSHLETTVLDRQDFRTIGVGLNWAIFDSGQTRQRAAALRRTAAASRLRLDDQVSAAKLEVRRAWLARDEARGRVKVSTEAVAEAEENLRIARELYGAGLATNTQVLEAVALRIGAIGNRDRALFDSDLARINLARAAGRLQ from the coding sequence GTGAAACAGGCGATCGTTGAATTTTTCACCGCAGCCGGACTCGCAGCTCTTTGTGGGTCTGCCCAGGCCGAGACCTTGCGGGATGCCTGGCAGATGGCTCTTGCGAGCGATGCAACGATTGCTGCGGCCGCGGAGGATGTGGCAGCCGGCTATGCGCAGCTGCGCGCTGCCCGCGCACAGCGTTGGCCGACGCTTTCCGCAGGTGCGAACTACATGCAGTTTGACCATGCACCGGCTCTCGAATTGTCGACGCCGCAGTTCTCGTTCACTTCTCCACCGATATTCGACAACGACGAAACACTCAGCACGAATTTGCAGCTATCGATGCCAATCTTTACGGGCGGGCGGATCAACAACTCCATTCGCCAGGCGAACGCACAGCACCGCGCAGTACAGGCTAGCTCGGAGCAGTACCGCCAGGATCGGCTGCAAACCGTCGCAACCGCTTTTTTCAACGTACGCCTGACACAGCAGCAGCTCGAGGCAGCGAGCGCGAACGTCGAGCAATTGCGTTCGCACGTCCGCGACGTTGGCATCATGGTGCAACGCGAAGTCGTGGCACGCAACGACCTCCTGGCCGCTCGCGTCGCGCTGGCCGATGCCGAGCAAAAGCAACTGCAGGCGGACAATCAATCGCAGCTTGCATGGGCCGAATACAACCGGCTGGTTGGAATGGACACCGAGCGGCGGGTTGACCTCGTGGAACAGCCGGGCTTCGAGGTCGCTACCGATGACGAGCCGCTCGAGAAGCTGCTCGAGTCGGTCGCCGACCAGCGGCCAGCCATAGTTGCCCTGGGTGCGCAGACCGAGGCGCTGGGCGCGGCTGCTCGCGCCACCGCGGCCCTGCAACTGCCTCAACTCTCGCTCGTCGCGGCCTACAGCCACCTCGAGACGACGGTGCTCGACCGCCAGGATTTTCGCACCATCGGCGTCGGCCTCAACTGGGCCATCTTCGATAGTGGCCAGACGCGTCAGCGCGCAGCTGCGCTGCGACGCACGGCGGCGGCCTCCCGTCTGCGACTGGATGACCAGGTATCGGCTGCAAAACTCGAGGTGCGTCGGGCGTGGCTGGCGCGCGACGAAGCACGCGGCCGCGTCAAGGTCAGCACCGAGGCGGTAGCAGAGGCCGAAGAAAACCTGCGCATTGCGCGCGAGCTCTACGGCGCCGGACTCGCAACCAATACCCAGGTCCTGGAAGCTGTCGCCCTGCGGATCGGCGCCATAGGCAATCGCGACCGCGCCTTGTTCGACTCCGACCTCGCCCGTATCAATCTGGCGCGCGCGGCCGGCCGACTGCAGTAG